One segment of Echeneis naucrates chromosome 15, fEcheNa1.1, whole genome shotgun sequence DNA contains the following:
- the LOC115054982 gene encoding inhibitor of nuclear factor kappa-B kinase subunit alpha-like, with protein sequence MDRTALKQSQPGGPWEMKERLGMGGFGHVYLYQNIELGEKIAVKLCRLELNSKNKDRWSREIQIMKKLNHMNVVQAREVPEELSAIALNDLPLLAMEYCSRGDLRKVLNKPENCCGLKESEVLSLLSDIGSGIQYLHENKIIHRDLKPENIVLQEMGGKLVHKIIDLGYAKDLDQGSLCTSFVGTLQYLAPELFESKPYTVTVDYWSFGTVIFECTCGFRPFLHHMQPVQWTSKVKNKGPKDIMAVEDMNGEVRFSTHLPYPNNVSRPLLEPVESLLQMLLLWDPVTRGGGQDPETNKPYCYTTLQNILNMKVIHVLDMTSAQLHSLVLGAEESLHSLQLRLETNTQTRISPLSQELLLETGISLDPRRPPAHCLPDGLRGWDSSIVFLFDKSLTKYSGPLTARPLPDSVNFIVRETKTQLPLSALRKVWGEAVSYICGLKEDYIRLYQGQKAAMLSLLRYNTNLTRYKNLLFSQSQQLRAKLAFFKTSIQHDLEQYTKQRQTGISSEKMLKTWQENEDKADGYTKVADVGYLDEEIVALHSEIVELQRSPFARRQGDVMEQLEEKAIELYKQLKAKCKSPDPPHGYSDSSDMVKTILQTVQNQDRVLKDLYTHLSTILVCKQRIVDLFPKLERALENIKTAEAAVMQMQMKRQKEFWYLLKIACAQTIPSSQPLMQRPTDSETVHQLLDENQRYLSQLTSLLQDATQEMECSVMDQDWSWTQYGAVNAETQKL encoded by the exons ATGGACCGGACTGCACTGAAACAGAGCCAGCCTGGGGGCCCCTGGGAGATGAAGGAGAGACTTGGGATGGGAGGTTTTGGGCACGTCTACCTGTACCAGAACATT GAGCTGGGAGAGAAGATAGCTGTGAAACTTTGCCGCCTGGAGCTGAATTCCAAGAACAAAGACCGCTGGAGTAGAGAGATCCAGATTATGAAGAA GCTGAACCACATGAATGTTGTTCAGGCCAGAGAAGTACCAGAAGAGTTGAGTGCCATTGCTTTAAATGATCTACCTCTGCTGGCCATGGAGTACTGCTCAAGAGGAGACCTACGGAAG GTGTTGAATAAACCAGAAAACTGTTGCGGTCTGAAGGAGAGTGAAGTCCTCTCGCTGCTTAGTGATATTG gTTCTGGGATCCAGTATCTACATGAAAACAAGATCATTCACAGAGACCTAAAGCCAGAGAACATAGTTCTGCAGGAAATGGGTGGGAAG CTTGTCCATAAAATCATCGATTTGGGTTATGCCAAAGATCTAGATCAGGGTAGTCTCTGTACGTCCTTTGTTGGAACCCTTCAGTATCTG GCTCCAGAGCTGTTTGAGAGTAAACCCTACACTGTAACTGTGGACTACTGGAGCTTTGGGACAGTAATCTTTGAATGCACTTGTGGCTTTCGCCCCTTTTTACACCATATGCAGCCAGTTCAGTG GACAAGTAAAGTCAAGAATAAAGGTCCGAAAGACATCATGGCAGTAGAGGACATGAATGGAGAAGTCAGATTCTCAACACATCTCCCATATCCCAACAATGTCAGCAG GCCGCTGCTGGAGCCAGTTGAGTCACTACTCCAGATGTTGTTACTGTGGGACCCTGTAACACGTGGTGGAGGGCAGGATCCTGAGACAAACAAGCCGTACTGCTACACTACTCTACAGAATATTCTCAACATGAAG GTGATCCATGTATTGGACATGACATCAGCCCAGCTGCATTCATTGGTTTTGGGAGCTGAGGAGAGCTTGCACTCTCTGCAGCTTCGtctggagacaaacacacagacacgcattTCCCCACTGAGtcaagagctgctgctggagacaggAATCTCCCTCGACCCACGCAGACCGCCTGCACACTGCCTCCCTGATGGACTG CGAGGCTGGGACAGCTCCATAGTGTTCCTGTTCGATAAGAGCCTGACCAAGTACTCTGGACCACTGACTGCCAGACCCCTGCCAGACAGTGTCAACTTTATAG TCAGGGAGACCAAGACACAGCTCCCACTGTCAGCGCTGAGGAAGGTGTGGGGAGAAGCAGTCAGCTACATCTGTGGACTGAAAGAGGACTATATTCGATTGTACCAGGGACAGAAAGCTGCCAT gctGAGTCTGCTGCGTTACAACACCAACCTAACTCGGTACAAGAACCTTCTGTTCTCCCAGTCACAGCAGCTACGAGCCAAACTGGCCTTTTTTAAGACCAGCATCCAGCATGACCTTGAGCAATACACCAAGCAGAGGCAGACCGGCATCT CTTCAGAAAAAATGTTGAAGACTTGGCAAGAAAATGAGGACAAAGCTGATGGGTATACAAAG GTTGCAGATGTGGGGTATCTGGATGAGGAGATAGTGGCTCTACATTCTGAGATTGTGGAGTTGCAGAGGAGTCCATTTGCCAGGAGGCAAGGGGATGTAATGGAACAACT tgaggAAAAGGCTATTGAGCTCTACAAGCAATTGAAAGCTAAATGCAAAA GCCCTGACCCTCCACATGGCTACAGTGACAGCTCAGACATGGTGAAGACCATACTCCAAACAGTTCAGAACCAAGACAGAGTGCTCAAAGACCTGTACACTCACCTAAG tACAATTCTGGTGTGTAAACAGCGCATCGTTGATTTGTTCCCAAAGTTGGAGAGGGCAttggaaaacataaaaactgcagAAGCAGCAGTAATGCAGATGCAAATGAAGCGACAGAAAGAGTTCTGGTATCTCCTCAAGATTGCCTGT GCCCAGACCATTCCTTCATCACAGCCACTCATGCAACGACCCACCGACAG TGAAACTGTTCATCAATTACTGGATGAAAATCAACGTTATCTTAGTCAGCTAACTTCTCTGCTGCAAGATGCCACCCAGGAGATGGAGTGCAGTGTCATG gatcaggactggaGCTGGACTCAGTATGGAGCAGTGAACGCTGAAACTCAGAAGTTATAG